The Corylus avellana chromosome ca8, CavTom2PMs-1.0 genome has a segment encoding these proteins:
- the LOC132190521 gene encoding probable inactive purple acid phosphatase 28, protein MESPPTAKWKHSLLYLAFIFLILHLLRNLVAHKLLLGNDTVRVKRHPDLPLRFRSDGTFKILQVADMHFGNGMMSRCRDVLESEFEYCSDLNTTRFLKRMLEAEKPDFIAFTGDNIFGPSTADAAESLLEAFGPALESGLPWAAVLGNHDQESTMNRQELMSFISLLDYSVSQINPAAEDPLTSVKGGMKTDIDGFGNYNLEVYGAPGSHLMNSSVLNLFFLDSGDRAFIQGVRTYGWIKESQQHWLRSMSQGFQGQKWDSEQSADALPPATSPSLAFFHIPIPEIRQLYYKKIVGQFQEGVACSSVNSGILQTLVSIGDVKAVFIGHDHTNDFCGNLDGIWFCYGGGFGYHGYGKAGWPRRARVILAELGKGDKAWMGVETIKTWKRLDDEKLSKVDEQVLWAHQRAR, encoded by the exons ATGGAATCTCCACCAACTGCAAAATGGAAGCACTCTTTGCTCTACTTGGCCTTCATCTTCTTAATACTGCATCTTCTTCGTAACCTCGTAGCTCACAAGTTACTACTGGGGAACGACACCGTTCGCGTCAAGAGACACCCAGATCTTCCCCTCCGGTTCCGCTCCGATGGTACCTTCAAAATCCTCCAG GTAGCTGATATGCATTTTGGTAACGGAATGATGAGTCGGTGCCGGGACGTGTTGGAGTCCGAGTTCGAGTACTGCTCCGATCTCAACACGACCAGGTTTCTCAAGAGAATGCTCGAAGCTGAGAAGCCTGATTTCATTGCTtttacag gagACAATATATTTGGGCCCAGCACTGCTGATGCTGCCGAATCCCTACTTGAAGCCTTTGGTCCAGCCCTGGAATCTGGGCTTCCATGGGCAGCAGTTTTAGGAAACCATGATCAGGAATCTACAATGAATCGCCAGGAATTGATGTCTTTCATCTCCCTTTTGGATTATTCCGTCTCACAAATCAATCCAGCAGCTGAAGATCCCCTTACTTCCGTTAAAGGAGGCATGAAGACAGACATTGATGGTTTTGGAAATTACAACTTGGAAGTATATGGTGCCCCAGGTTCACATTTGATGAACAGCAGCGTCctcaatcttttctttcttgacAGTGGAGATAGGGCATTTATTCAAGGAGTTCGAACTTATGGATGGATTAAAGAATCCCAACAACATTGGCTTCGTAGCATGTCTCAAGGATTTCAg GGCCAAAAGTGGGATAGTGAGCAATCTGCTGATGCTTTACCCCCAGCTACATCCCCATCACTTGCATTTTTCCATATCCCAATTCCAGAAATTCGGCAGCTGTACTACAAAAAGATTGTAGGCCAATTCCAGGAGGGTGTGGCTTGTTCTTCAGTGAACTCAGGAATCTTACAGACCCTTGTCTCCATTGGAGATGTGAAGGCTGTGTTCATAGGCCATGATCATACTAATGACTTTTGTGGGAATCTAGATGGTATATGGTTTTGTTATGGTGGAGGCTTTGGGTACCATGGTTATGGAAAGGCTGGGTGGCCCAGGAGAGCAAGGGTCATATTAGCTGAACTTGGCAAAGGTGACAAGGCCTGGATGGGAGTGGAGACGATTAAGACATGGAAGCGTCTTGATGATGAGAAGCTGAGCAAGGTTGATGAGCAAGTCCTGTGGGCCCACCAGCGAGCGAGATGA